A genomic window from Massilia sp. METH4 includes:
- the crtB gene encoding 15-cis-phytoene synthase CrtB, whose product MSGDLLDHATTTINVGSKSFAAAAKLFDPATRRSVLMLYAWCRHCDDVVDGQDLGFGSAAPAPEEAQRLLGTLEDDTRRAYAGETMQDPACAAFQEVALRHGIAPRFAFDHLAGFAMDAHQQRYETIDDTLRYCYHVAGVVGLMMASIMGAKEEAVLDRACDLGLAFQLTNIARDIVDDAAIGRVYLPAQWLREAGIPAGEIAMPRHRAALARVAARLVEHAEPYYDSAADGIAALPLRSAWAIATARYVYRQIGIEVKRRGAHAWDERVGTSKAMKLWLLAKGSALALKSRFRRPAARPAGLWQRPRAPAAAPGAERATAA is encoded by the coding sequence ATGAGCGGGGATCTGCTCGATCACGCGACGACCACCATCAACGTGGGCTCGAAGAGCTTTGCCGCGGCAGCGAAACTGTTCGACCCGGCCACGCGCCGCAGCGTGCTGATGCTGTACGCCTGGTGTCGCCACTGCGACGACGTGGTCGACGGCCAGGACCTCGGCTTCGGCAGCGCCGCGCCAGCCCCCGAGGAAGCGCAGCGGCTGCTCGGCACTCTCGAGGATGACACGCGGCGCGCGTACGCCGGCGAGACGATGCAGGACCCGGCGTGTGCCGCTTTCCAGGAAGTGGCGCTGCGCCACGGGATCGCTCCCCGCTTCGCGTTCGACCACCTGGCCGGCTTTGCGATGGACGCGCACCAGCAGCGCTACGAGACGATCGACGACACGCTGCGCTACTGCTACCACGTGGCCGGCGTGGTCGGGTTGATGATGGCATCGATCATGGGGGCAAAGGAGGAAGCGGTGCTGGACCGCGCCTGCGACCTGGGCCTGGCGTTCCAGCTGACGAACATCGCCCGCGACATCGTCGACGATGCCGCCATTGGCCGCGTCTACCTGCCGGCGCAATGGCTGCGCGAAGCGGGCATCCCGGCCGGGGAGATCGCCATGCCCCGGCATCGCGCGGCGCTGGCCCGCGTGGCGGCAAGGCTGGTCGAGCACGCGGAACCGTATTACGACTCGGCTGCCGACGGCATCGCCGCGCTGCCGCTGCGCTCCGCGTGGGCGATCGCCACGGCAAGGTATGTGTACCGCCAGATCGGCATCGAGGTGAAGCGGCGCGGCGCCCACGCGTGGGATGAACGGGTGGGCACGTCGAAGGCGATGAAACTGTGGCTGCTGGCCAAGGGTAGCGCCCTGGCCCTCAAGTCCCGGTTCCGGCGGCCGGCGGCTCGTCCGGCAGGGTTGTGGCAGCGCCCACGCGCGCCGGCGGCCGCCCCTGGTGCAGAGCGTGCAACTGCCGCTTGA